A genomic segment from Nocardiopsis sp. Huas11 encodes:
- a CDS encoding RDD family protein: MLVSYPGGGETSGDVYGVTPLVTGDAVVLDLRPAGFATRAAAIAIDALVQLIALAVLIVLVAWMSFGVDVAATSAVSLAGLVLILVGYPTAFETISRGRSLGKMAMGLRVVGTDGSPERFRQALARALAGFVEIWMFTGVVALITSMINRDGRRVGDFVAGTMVVEERTGRRRVEHIPMPPQLAGWAAGAELSGLAEETAAAARQYVLRYQELAEHTRHEMGARLADQVAAQISPPPPPGTTPPYFLAAVLAERRRRHLDTAQRPRY, encoded by the coding sequence GTGCTGGTGTCCTACCCCGGAGGCGGTGAGACCAGTGGCGACGTCTACGGCGTCACACCGCTGGTCACAGGTGACGCGGTGGTCCTCGATCTGAGGCCCGCCGGCTTCGCCACGCGGGCCGCCGCCATCGCCATCGACGCCCTCGTCCAGTTGATAGCCCTGGCCGTGCTGATCGTGCTGGTGGCCTGGATGAGTTTCGGCGTGGACGTGGCCGCCACGAGCGCGGTCTCCCTCGCGGGCCTGGTGCTGATCCTGGTCGGTTATCCGACGGCGTTCGAGACCATCTCCCGCGGCCGCTCCCTCGGCAAGATGGCCATGGGCCTGCGCGTGGTCGGCACCGACGGCTCCCCCGAGCGCTTCCGCCAGGCGCTGGCGCGGGCCCTGGCCGGGTTCGTGGAGATCTGGATGTTCACGGGGGTGGTCGCGCTGATCACGTCGATGATCAACCGGGACGGCCGCCGCGTGGGCGACTTCGTGGCCGGGACCATGGTCGTGGAGGAGCGCACCGGGCGGCGCAGGGTCGAGCACATCCCGATGCCGCCGCAGCTGGCCGGGTGGGCCGCCGGCGCCGAACTCTCCGGCCTGGCCGAGGAGACCGCAGCGGCCGCCCGCCAGTACGTGCTGCGCTACCAGGAGCTGGCCGAGCACACCCGGCACGAGATGGGCGCACGCCTGGCCGACCAGGTCGCCGCCCAGATCAGCCCGCCCCCGCCGCCCGGCACCACGCCGCCCTACTTCCTGGCCGCCGTCCTGGCCGAGCGCCGGCGCCGCCACCTGGACACCGCTCAGCGCCCCCGCTACTGA
- a CDS encoding stage II sporulation protein M translates to MDIDVFAAAHAQEWKRLDDLVRRRRSLRGAEIDELVDLYQRVSTHLSVVRSSGQDPALVGRLSTQVARARSAVTGAHAPAWRDAAAFFTRVFPAVLYRLRWWWIGVSAGTVLLSTAVAVWMVTNPDVMHAVGTPEEMARYVEHDFANYYVENPAGSFAAQVWTNNAWVAAQAIIFGVAFGLPTLYVLAMNGVNLGFAAGMMIGHGRGEQFFGLILPHGLLEMTAVFVAGGVGLKLGWTIIAPGDRTRMRALGEEARAAIAVVLGLVVVLFVSGLIEGFVTGWVHTTWLRIGIGVVAEVLFLAYVFTVGRKAHLEGETGDIKGAPAAVPVS, encoded by the coding sequence GTGGATATCGACGTCTTCGCCGCCGCGCACGCCCAGGAGTGGAAACGGCTGGACGACCTGGTGCGTAGGCGCCGGTCGCTGCGGGGGGCGGAGATCGACGAACTCGTCGACCTCTACCAGCGGGTGTCCACGCACCTGTCGGTGGTGCGCTCCTCCGGCCAGGACCCGGCCCTGGTGGGCCGTCTGTCGACGCAGGTGGCCCGGGCCCGCTCCGCGGTCACGGGCGCGCACGCGCCCGCCTGGCGCGACGCGGCGGCGTTCTTCACACGGGTGTTCCCGGCGGTGCTCTACCGGTTGCGGTGGTGGTGGATCGGCGTCTCCGCGGGCACGGTGCTGCTCTCGACGGCCGTGGCCGTGTGGATGGTGACCAACCCGGACGTGATGCACGCGGTGGGCACACCCGAGGAGATGGCCCGCTACGTCGAGCACGACTTCGCCAACTACTACGTGGAGAACCCGGCCGGCTCGTTCGCGGCCCAGGTGTGGACCAACAACGCGTGGGTGGCGGCACAGGCGATCATCTTCGGTGTGGCCTTCGGGCTGCCGACGCTGTACGTGCTGGCGATGAACGGGGTCAACCTCGGTTTCGCGGCGGGGATGATGATCGGCCACGGACGCGGAGAGCAGTTCTTCGGGCTGATCCTGCCGCACGGCCTGCTGGAGATGACGGCGGTGTTCGTGGCGGGCGGCGTGGGCCTGAAGCTGGGCTGGACGATCATCGCGCCCGGCGACCGCACCCGCATGCGCGCCCTGGGAGAGGAGGCCCGCGCGGCCATCGCGGTGGTCCTGGGGCTCGTGGTGGTGCTGTTCGTCTCCGGCCTCATCGAGGGATTCGTCACCGGCTGGGTCCACACCACCTGGCTGCGCATCGGTATCGGTGTGGTCGCCGAGGTGCTGTTCCTCGCCTACGTGTTCACGGTCGGCCGCAAGGCCCACCTGGAGGGGGAGACGGGCGACATCAAGGGCGCCCCGGCCGCCGTCCCGGTGAGCTGA
- a CDS encoding DUF58 domain-containing protein produces the protein MVVTGRAALLALVAVAAVAISGDLGPVVTAVALGLLVALIAVDLLLAASPRALRLSREGETSLRLGDSATVSVTLTNPSRRRLRGSVRDAWPPSAHAAPRSRALTVDAGERRRVSTTLTPTRRGDARAAGLTVRSVGPLGLAGRQRTLSAPWTVRTLPPFHSRRHLPGKLSRLRELEGQHTAMVRGQGSEFDSLRDYVPGDDVRSIDWRATARGEGVVVRTWRPERDRRILIVLDTGRTSAGRVGDTPRLDHAMDAALLLAALAGKAGDRVDFLAYDRRTRAQVRSSGKGSQVGRIVEAMAPLEAELVESDPAGLVGTILGTQGRARKLVVLLTDLNAAALEEGLLPRLPALTARHLLMVAAVRDPAVDSMAEERGGAEAVYRAASAERTLDERRRVTAELRRLGVEVVDADPEHIAPALADAYINLKAQGRL, from the coding sequence ATGGTGGTCACCGGCCGCGCCGCGCTCCTGGCCCTGGTGGCGGTGGCGGCGGTGGCGATCTCGGGTGATCTGGGCCCGGTCGTGACGGCGGTGGCCCTGGGGCTGCTGGTGGCACTGATCGCGGTGGACCTCCTGCTGGCCGCGAGCCCCCGCGCCCTGCGGCTGTCGCGGGAGGGTGAGACCTCGCTGCGGCTGGGCGACTCGGCGACCGTGTCCGTGACGCTGACCAACCCGTCCCGGCGACGGTTGCGGGGTTCGGTGCGCGACGCCTGGCCGCCGAGCGCTCACGCCGCGCCGCGTTCGCGTGCGCTGACCGTCGACGCCGGTGAGCGGCGCCGCGTGAGCACGACGCTGACCCCCACCCGTCGGGGCGACGCCCGGGCCGCGGGGTTGACCGTGCGCAGTGTGGGTCCGCTGGGACTGGCGGGGCGGCAACGGACGCTGTCGGCGCCATGGACCGTACGGACGCTGCCGCCGTTCCACAGCCGCCGGCACCTGCCGGGGAAGCTGTCGCGACTGCGGGAGCTGGAGGGCCAGCACACGGCGATGGTGCGCGGGCAGGGCAGCGAGTTCGACTCGCTGCGCGACTACGTGCCCGGTGACGACGTCCGGTCCATCGACTGGCGCGCGACCGCCCGGGGCGAAGGCGTGGTGGTGCGCACCTGGCGACCCGAACGCGACCGCCGCATCCTCATCGTGCTGGACACGGGCCGCACGTCGGCGGGGCGCGTGGGCGACACCCCGCGCCTGGACCACGCCATGGACGCCGCGCTGCTGCTCGCCGCCCTGGCGGGCAAGGCGGGCGACCGGGTGGACTTCCTGGCCTACGACCGGCGCACGCGGGCACAGGTGCGCTCCTCGGGCAAGGGCAGCCAGGTCGGCCGGATCGTGGAGGCGATGGCGCCGCTGGAGGCGGAGCTGGTCGAGTCCGATCCGGCGGGGCTGGTGGGCACGATCCTGGGCACCCAGGGGCGGGCCAGGAAGCTGGTGGTCCTGCTGACCGACCTCAACGCCGCCGCGTTGGAGGAGGGGCTGCTGCCCCGGCTGCCCGCGCTGACCGCCCGTCACCTGCTCATGGTCGCGGCGGTCCGCGACCCGGCCGTGGACTCGATGGCCGAGGAGCGGGGCGGCGCCGAGGCGGTGTACCGGGCCGCGTCCGCCGAGCGCACGCTCGACGAGCGCCGCCGGGTGACCGCCGAGCTGCGGCGGCTGGGCGTGGAGGTGGTCGACGCCGATCCCGAGCACATCGCGCCGGCCCTGGCCGACGCCTACATCAACCTCAAGGCCCAGGGGCGGCTGTGA
- a CDS encoding MoxR family ATPase: MSAFTPEALPSAEAARSALTDLRHEVAKAVVGQDETVTGLVVALLCRGHVLLEGVPGVAKTLLVRTVAASLSLDTKRVQFTPDLMPGDVTGSLVYDQHTAKFEFMKGPVFTNLLLADEINRTPPKTQASLLEAMEEHQVTVEGRPMALPEPFMVAATQNPVEYEGTYPLPEAQLDRFLLKVTIPLPERAAEVDMLGRHAKGFDPGDLAAAGVRPVAGAAELHAARLAVEQVRVAPEVLGYIVDLCRATRMSPSLQLGASPRGATALLRTSRAWAWLTGRDYVTPDDVKALAKGTLRHRIALRPEAELEGATSDGILDGVLASVPVPR, translated from the coding sequence GTGAGCGCCTTCACACCCGAGGCACTGCCATCCGCCGAGGCGGCGCGATCGGCGCTGACCGACCTGCGCCACGAGGTGGCCAAGGCGGTCGTGGGCCAGGACGAAACGGTGACCGGCCTGGTCGTGGCACTGCTGTGCCGCGGCCACGTGCTGCTGGAGGGCGTGCCCGGTGTCGCCAAGACACTGCTGGTGCGCACGGTCGCCGCGTCCCTGTCCCTGGACACCAAGCGGGTGCAGTTCACCCCGGACCTGATGCCGGGCGACGTGACGGGTTCGCTCGTCTACGACCAGCACACGGCGAAGTTCGAGTTCATGAAGGGACCGGTCTTCACCAACCTGCTGCTGGCCGACGAGATCAACCGGACCCCGCCCAAGACGCAGGCCTCGCTCCTGGAGGCCATGGAGGAGCACCAGGTGACGGTGGAGGGGCGCCCGATGGCGCTGCCGGAGCCGTTCATGGTGGCCGCCACCCAGAACCCGGTCGAGTACGAGGGCACGTACCCGCTGCCGGAGGCGCAGCTGGACCGGTTCCTGCTCAAGGTGACCATCCCGCTGCCCGAGCGCGCCGCCGAGGTGGACATGCTGGGCCGCCACGCGAAGGGCTTCGACCCGGGCGACCTGGCCGCCGCCGGCGTGCGCCCCGTGGCGGGGGCCGCCGAACTGCACGCGGCGCGCCTGGCGGTGGAGCAGGTACGGGTGGCCCCCGAGGTGCTCGGATACATCGTGGACCTGTGCCGGGCGACGCGGATGTCGCCGTCCTTGCAGCTGGGCGCCTCGCCCCGCGGCGCCACGGCGCTGCTGCGCACCAGCCGGGCGTGGGCGTGGCTGACCGGCCGCGACTACGTGACGCCGGACGACGTCAAGGCGCTGGCGAAGGGCACGCTGCGGCACCGGATCGCGCTGCGGCCCGAGGCCGAGCTGGAGGGCGCGACCAGCGACGGAATCCTGGACGGTGTGCTCGCCTCCGTCCCGGTGCCCCGCTGA
- a CDS encoding DUF4129 domain-containing protein, with protein sequence MTPHLAADLEVTRDEGRRRALEELTDPLYGAQEPSLIDRLRAWFMELLQRLADMGGGVLSGQWYLVALLVVAAALVIWMIVYLRPSRSRARRVPVHEGRPLSAADHRTAADAHEARGEYAQAVAERLRAVSVDLEDRAVISPRAGRTATELAAETAAVLPGEAAALHEGAAIFNDVAYGDRDATADSARVLRELDGRLRAARPAQAEEAHP encoded by the coding sequence GTGACACCACACCTCGCAGCCGACCTGGAGGTCACCCGCGACGAGGGACGGCGGCGCGCGCTCGAGGAGCTCACCGACCCGCTGTACGGGGCCCAGGAGCCCTCCCTCATCGACCGCCTGCGGGCCTGGTTCATGGAGCTGCTGCAGCGCCTGGCCGACATGGGCGGCGGCGTGCTGTCCGGGCAGTGGTACCTGGTCGCCCTGCTGGTGGTCGCCGCGGCCCTGGTGATCTGGATGATCGTCTACCTCCGCCCGTCGCGCAGCCGCGCGCGGCGCGTTCCCGTGCACGAGGGCCGGCCGCTCTCGGCGGCCGACCACCGCACCGCCGCCGACGCGCACGAGGCCCGGGGCGAGTACGCGCAGGCCGTCGCCGAGCGGCTGCGCGCGGTCAGCGTCGACCTGGAGGACCGGGCCGTCATCTCGCCCCGCGCGGGCCGCACCGCCACCGAGCTGGCCGCGGAGACCGCCGCGGTCCTGCCGGGCGAGGCGGCGGCGCTGCACGAGGGCGCCGCGATCTTCAACGACGTGGCCTACGGCGACCGCGACGCGACCGCGGACTCCGCGCGCGTGCTGCGTGAGCTGGACGGGCGGCTGCGCGCCGCCCGGCCCGCCCAGGCCGAGGAGGCGCACCCGTGA
- a CDS encoding DUF397 domain-containing protein yields the protein MGSGSDVTGVQWWKSSYSDFNSNCVEVAEIGDRLCVRDSRNAELGFLGFTRDEWTAFLEPVSGV from the coding sequence GTGGGGAGCGGATCGGATGTCACGGGGGTGCAATGGTGGAAGTCCTCCTACAGCGACTTCAACAGCAACTGTGTGGAGGTGGCCGAGATCGGTGACCGCCTCTGCGTCAGGGACTCGCGCAACGCAGAGCTGGGCTTCCTCGGCTTCACCCGAGACGAGTGGACGGCGTTCCTCGAACCCGTGTCGGGAGTCTGA
- a CDS encoding DUF397 domain-containing protein translates to MDDAPHWFKSSYSTYEGACLEVAPVEERSWFKSSHSSYESAYCLEAAYSGPAGMLVRDSTHRGHAELVFTARAWWGFVRLIAVPTG, encoded by the coding sequence ATGGACGACGCCCCCCACTGGTTCAAGAGTTCGTACAGCACGTATGAGGGAGCATGCCTGGAGGTGGCCCCGGTGGAGGAACGGTCGTGGTTCAAGAGCAGCCACAGCTCCTATGAATCGGCGTATTGTCTGGAGGCGGCCTACTCGGGCCCGGCCGGCATGCTGGTTCGGGACTCCACCCATCGGGGGCACGCGGAACTGGTATTCACCGCACGCGCGTGGTGGGGGTTCGTTCGGTTGATCGCAGTGCCGACAGGTTGA
- a CDS encoding glycosyltransferase: protein MDGVPRTRVGSLIRFTSAQRPPRCLAVLHSGITDDGGAVLNRMLLAALAEDAQVTLLTVGGVSDYGNVKVCALTGGGRPTQVDKARAVLNEAIRSHWPKDIGLPSNPFHFDMVLGSGWTSGREANLLRRTFYPTAVTANALHMDPRGLGEALGDIGNGGRVAEIHREIFRESDLVFAPGPKAARDARRLVGEEGSSSRTPVHELIPGVTPVTGAPHRKGPVFELLMLGRVVDRNKGALDVARAVGDLLRWGDRRVRLTLRGVPPGQVTSFQAFMDDVAGQAGAVRVLPFTEDRARVDADIDACDALVVASENEAYGLVAGECAARGRPFLVARGNGNGFAELLSEPGGIAGEAGRRFVVEDAGTVSSYGRTMGSARPYAGPRHRVIVQAIAELMDDYDRMAGHARSLRSALADYTPAHMARAFGEAVHRVMSGDRTSTRQGAGGRLLVPDRCPV, encoded by the coding sequence GTGGACGGCGTTCCTCGAACCCGTGTCGGGAGTCTGATCCGATTCACCAGCGCTCAGCGCCCACCCCGCTGTCTGGCGGTCCTGCACAGCGGTATCACCGATGATGGTGGGGCCGTGCTCAACCGTATGCTGCTGGCTGCGTTGGCCGAGGACGCCCAGGTCACTCTGCTGACGGTCGGCGGAGTCAGTGACTACGGGAACGTGAAGGTTTGCGCGCTCACCGGTGGCGGGCGCCCGACACAGGTCGACAAAGCCCGTGCTGTACTGAACGAGGCCATACGGAGCCATTGGCCGAAGGACATCGGTCTGCCTTCGAACCCCTTCCACTTCGACATGGTGTTGGGGTCCGGATGGACTTCGGGCAGGGAAGCCAATCTCCTGCGCAGGACCTTTTATCCCACCGCGGTCACGGCGAACGCGTTGCACATGGATCCACGGGGGCTGGGTGAGGCTCTGGGGGACATCGGAAACGGCGGCCGCGTAGCGGAGATCCACAGGGAGATCTTCCGGGAGTCCGATCTCGTCTTCGCCCCTGGTCCCAAGGCCGCGCGTGATGCCCGACGGCTGGTGGGGGAGGAGGGCTCTTCTTCCCGGACCCCCGTCCACGAGCTGATCCCAGGTGTCACCCCCGTGACCGGAGCCCCGCACCGGAAGGGACCGGTCTTCGAGCTCCTCATGCTCGGCCGGGTCGTCGACCGGAACAAGGGCGCGCTGGACGTGGCCCGTGCGGTGGGCGATCTGCTCCGATGGGGCGACCGGCGCGTGCGGCTCACCCTCAGAGGGGTGCCGCCCGGTCAGGTGACCTCGTTCCAGGCGTTCATGGACGACGTGGCCGGGCAGGCCGGAGCGGTCCGCGTCCTGCCCTTCACGGAGGACCGCGCACGCGTCGACGCCGACATCGACGCGTGCGACGCCCTCGTCGTCGCCTCGGAGAACGAGGCGTACGGACTCGTGGCCGGAGAGTGCGCCGCGCGGGGCAGGCCCTTCCTCGTCGCACGGGGGAACGGGAACGGGTTCGCCGAACTGCTGTCGGAACCGGGCGGGATCGCCGGGGAGGCCGGGCGCCGGTTCGTGGTCGAGGACGCCGGCACCGTCTCCTCCTACGGGCGGACCATGGGGTCGGCGCGTCCGTACGCGGGCCCGCGCCACCGGGTCATCGTCCAGGCGATCGCCGAGCTCATGGACGACTACGACCGCATGGCCGGGCACGCCCGGAGCCTGCGGAGCGCACTCGCCGACTACACCCCCGCGCACATGGCCCGGGCGTTCGGCGAGGCCGTCCACCGGGTCATGAGCGGGGACCGCACCTCGACCAGGCAGGGAGCCGGTGGGCGCCTCCTCGTCCCGGACCGGTGCCCGGTGTGA
- a CDS encoding tetratricopeptide repeat protein yields the protein MASPPDAHDNTVRGAVSGQLVQARDIHGGVTINVPAAPPAPLADVSLDPPRLATAVRGREGLLETLSAAMEVGAPVPHVLTGPGGFGKTTVAAALAERARADGWTVFWVRPGNVAASMLEAAVEVGGSRTEADQVRPTRHQAARWVWRHLDQAPRPWLLVIDNADRPEELDPENRPGDQLGWMRASPGGFVLVTSRVDDPAQWAPAHVHRLGELDATAAAKTLTDHAGMTELAGADELAARLGGVPLALFLAGRILATHQVLFPDARALFAALDQNVSAMDELAAPFVTGGEAERQLLSGVWKLSVRLVAEQDPHAATLLGVLAVLGSDGTDVPLRRLPVSELRGGALDGLDETGLARTINALVVHGLVALTRARDETCLRLHPLIAETVRAALTASDLPGLEVVERLLGTQHHSDPHLEFAGYTALSRLYSVLRPDHPRTLAVLVAAAHSMLLLGHFDDATGALTELVPVARSTIGDDHPTTLAARHHLAEAHQNTGRLDEAEETHRDVLKARRRVFGPDHPRVLDSRHQLAMIHGMRGAWDTAERESRTVLEARVQLLGLSHFSTQVAMENLAFVIMRQGDPESAEAMFRRVWEIRTRLWGEHHHTTAQAEYYVGVACLEQGDLVSALDAFAHVLAVRTDTLGTEHPDTRRTRERLAEAEKRLGRS from the coding sequence ATGGCTTCTCCCCCCGACGCTCATGACAACACCGTCCGCGGTGCCGTGTCCGGTCAACTGGTACAGGCCAGGGACATCCACGGCGGCGTGACCATCAACGTCCCGGCCGCACCCCCCGCACCGCTCGCGGACGTGTCCCTGGACCCACCCCGCCTCGCGACGGCCGTGCGCGGGCGGGAAGGGCTGTTGGAGACGCTCAGCGCAGCCATGGAGGTGGGCGCGCCCGTTCCCCACGTCCTCACCGGACCCGGCGGGTTCGGCAAGACGACCGTGGCCGCGGCCCTGGCCGAACGGGCTCGCGCGGACGGGTGGACGGTGTTCTGGGTGCGTCCGGGGAACGTGGCGGCGAGCATGCTGGAGGCCGCCGTCGAAGTCGGGGGCTCCCGGACGGAGGCCGACCAGGTCAGGCCGACCCGGCATCAGGCGGCCCGGTGGGTGTGGCGGCACCTGGACCAGGCGCCCCGGCCGTGGCTGCTGGTCATCGACAACGCGGACCGTCCCGAGGAGCTGGACCCGGAGAACCGGCCGGGCGACCAGCTCGGGTGGATGCGAGCCAGCCCCGGCGGATTCGTCTTGGTCACCAGCCGTGTGGACGATCCGGCACAGTGGGCGCCTGCGCACGTTCACCGGCTCGGAGAACTGGACGCGACGGCCGCGGCCAAGACCCTCACCGATCACGCGGGCATGACCGAACTCGCCGGAGCGGACGAACTCGCCGCTCGTCTGGGCGGGGTCCCCCTGGCGCTCTTCCTGGCCGGACGCATCTTGGCGACGCATCAAGTGCTCTTCCCCGACGCACGGGCGCTCTTCGCCGCACTGGATCAGAACGTGTCCGCGATGGACGAACTCGCCGCACCGTTCGTCACCGGTGGCGAAGCCGAGCGCCAGCTGCTCTCCGGGGTCTGGAAGCTGTCCGTACGCCTGGTGGCGGAGCAGGACCCGCACGCGGCCACCCTGCTCGGGGTGCTCGCGGTCCTGGGATCCGACGGTACCGACGTCCCCCTGCGCAGGCTCCCCGTCTCAGAGCTGCGAGGGGGCGCACTCGATGGTCTGGACGAGACCGGTCTGGCCCGCACGATCAACGCGCTGGTCGTCCACGGGCTGGTCGCCCTCACGCGTGCGCGCGACGAGACCTGCCTGCGCCTGCACCCTCTGATAGCCGAGACCGTTCGCGCGGCACTCACCGCAAGCGACCTCCCCGGCCTGGAAGTCGTCGAACGACTCCTGGGAACACAGCACCACAGCGATCCCCACTTGGAGTTCGCCGGGTACACGGCGCTCAGCCGGCTCTACTCGGTGCTGCGCCCGGACCACCCCCGGACGCTGGCCGTGCTCGTCGCCGCGGCGCACTCGATGCTCCTCCTCGGCCACTTCGACGATGCCACGGGGGCCCTGACCGAGCTCGTTCCGGTGGCACGCTCCACCATCGGTGACGACCACCCGACCACGCTGGCCGCCCGGCACCATCTCGCCGAGGCACACCAGAACACCGGGCGCCTGGACGAGGCCGAGGAGACCCATCGCGACGTGCTCAAGGCGCGCCGCAGGGTTTTCGGGCCCGACCACCCCCGGGTCCTCGACAGCCGCCACCAGCTGGCCATGATCCACGGAATGCGCGGTGCCTGGGACACGGCCGAGCGCGAGTCGCGCACTGTGCTGGAAGCCCGCGTCCAGCTTCTCGGCCTCAGCCACTTCTCCACCCAGGTCGCCATGGAGAACCTGGCCTTCGTCATCATGCGGCAGGGCGACCCGGAGTCCGCGGAGGCGATGTTCCGACGTGTGTGGGAGATCCGGACCCGGTTGTGGGGCGAACACCACCACACGACCGCACAAGCCGAGTACTACGTCGGTGTGGCGTGCCTGGAACAGGGCGACCTCGTGTCGGCACTTGACGCGTTCGCCCACGTCCTGGCGGTGCGAACGGACACCCTGGGGACAGAGCACCCCGATACTCGTCGGACCCGTGAGCGCCTGGCGGAGGCCGAAAAGCGCCTGGGCCGGTCCTGA
- a CDS encoding DUF4350 domain-containing protein — MTATVPPPTAPAAGQDRPPSGSGAARLWRSVRVPLVLVTALVVVSVLLSLGTEQFPEGYLEPDSVSPDGARALVRVLEEDRDVDVVRSSADAEDALAAADGDSVLVVFLDHRLLPEELDSLAAHETDTVLVQPTLRSLEAFAPGVDVTGRTEQGETLAPLCTMTEAVAAGDAEVGGELYGAPEDSGAVGCYPAGSGEALIRVENGTSTTTVLGTGEPFTNTELDVEGNAPLALNLMSAENVVWLRPDPPEQAGSATLVELLPLGLRWAAVPLVAALGLLALWRGRRLGPLVPESLPVVVQASETTLGRAALYRSRHARDRAALALRRGFLDRTVPKLGLASDAGDEAVVSALAARTGDDPSTLSALLHPVDPDPFTADDGALVRLADELDARARRLR, encoded by the coding sequence GTGACCGCGACCGTCCCACCGCCAACCGCGCCCGCCGCGGGACAGGACCGCCCGCCCTCGGGCTCGGGGGCCGCGCGCCTGTGGCGCTCCGTCCGCGTCCCGCTCGTGCTGGTCACGGCCCTGGTCGTGGTCTCGGTCCTGCTGTCGCTGGGCACCGAGCAGTTCCCCGAGGGCTACCTGGAGCCGGACAGCGTCTCCCCGGACGGTGCGCGCGCGCTGGTCCGGGTCCTGGAGGAGGACCGCGACGTCGACGTGGTGCGCTCCTCGGCCGACGCCGAGGACGCGCTGGCCGCGGCCGACGGGGACAGCGTCCTGGTCGTCTTCCTCGACCACCGGCTGCTGCCCGAGGAACTGGACTCGCTGGCCGCGCACGAGACCGACACGGTCCTGGTCCAGCCCACCCTGCGGTCCCTGGAGGCGTTCGCGCCGGGCGTCGACGTCACCGGACGCACCGAGCAGGGCGAGACCCTGGCGCCGCTGTGCACCATGACCGAGGCCGTGGCCGCGGGCGACGCCGAGGTCGGGGGCGAGCTCTACGGCGCCCCGGAGGACTCCGGTGCCGTGGGCTGCTACCCGGCCGGCTCGGGCGAGGCCCTGATCCGGGTCGAGAACGGCACCTCCACGACCACCGTGCTGGGCACCGGCGAACCGTTCACCAACACCGAACTCGACGTGGAGGGCAACGCCCCGCTGGCGCTGAACCTCATGTCCGCGGAGAACGTGGTGTGGTTGCGTCCCGACCCGCCGGAGCAGGCGGGTTCGGCGACCCTGGTCGAGCTCCTTCCGCTCGGCCTGCGCTGGGCGGCGGTCCCGCTGGTGGCGGCCCTGGGCCTGCTGGCGCTGTGGCGGGGACGCCGGCTGGGTCCGCTGGTCCCCGAGTCGCTGCCGGTCGTGGTGCAGGCCTCGGAGACCACGCTGGGCCGTGCCGCGCTGTACCGTTCGCGCCACGCGCGGGACCGCGCCGCGCTGGCGTTGCGCCGGGGCTTCCTGGACCGCACGGTGCCCAAGCTCGGCCTGGCCTCCGACGCCGGCGACGAGGCCGTGGTCTCGGCGCTGGCCGCCCGCACCGGCGACGATCCCTCGACCCTGTCCGCCCTGCTGCACCCCGTCGACCCCGACCCGTTCACGGCCGACGACGGCGCGCTCGTTCGCCTGGCCGACGAACTGGACGCCCGCGCCCGGCGGCTGCGGTGA